A part of Primulina eburnea isolate SZY01 chromosome 10, ASM2296580v1, whole genome shotgun sequence genomic DNA contains:
- the LOC140842802 gene encoding putative pentatricopeptide repeat-containing protein At1g26500 produces the protein MLRFTKISRPPISHFSLRLPSFATTAEDAASRNAASPPPTRSLVASVNESHLTKVCTVLYQQQNSSNTKLQASLSKIHFNLNHEFFLQVCLRFPYSWCPVYKFYQFSISQPHFTHTSTTFNKMLDVVAKSRNIDLLWDLCQETGKLHLVNIKTYIIALRTLAAARELKKCVEFFHMMNGFGYEYKVVTFNKVVEVLCRNKLVLEAKHLVLKLKGVIKPDGETYRWLVYGFCDVGDLIEASKVWNLMVDEGFKPDVNSVNVMLETLFKNNSFNEALKLFQSMRVKRMDDLGVSTYGLVIKWLCKRGKIGDSYAVLEEMKMRGLNLDNKILGSIIYGAISRGRVVEGYKIFQGVEMPDISVYNGMIKGLLILKKAGEATQVFREMIGQGCEPTMHTYIMLLQGHLGKRGRKGDDPLINFDTIFVGGLVKAGKSLEATKYVERVMDRKVEVPRFDYNKFLHYFSNEEGVIMFEAIAEKFREVGLFDLADIFARYGQKMATRDRRRNITIDDISCSSNCRET, from the coding sequence ATGCTCCGGTTCACAAAAATCAGTAGACCTCCCATAAGCCACTTCAGTCTCCGTCTTCCATCTTTTGCCACCACCGCCGAGGACGCTGCTTCTCGGAACGCTGCTTCTCCTCCTCCGACTCGAAGTTTGGTAGCGTCAGTGAATGAATCTCACCTGACCAAAGTGTGCACTGTCCTCTATCAGCAGCAGAATTCTTCCAACACTAAGCTCCAGGCCAGCCTCTCCAAAATCCATTTCAATCTCAACCAcgaattcttccttcaagtgtGCCTTAGATTCCCATATTCATGGTGCCCAGTATACAAATTCTACCAATTCTCAATTTCTCAACCTCATTTCACCCACACCTCCACCACCTTCAATAAGATGCTTGATGTTGTGGCAAAGTCGAGAAATATTGATCTCTTATGGGATCTCTGTCAAGAAACTGGAAAACTCCATTTAGTGAACATCAAGACATATATAATTGCATTGAGAACTCTAGCTGCTGCGAGGGAGTTGAAGAAATGTGTGGAGTTTTTTCATATGATGAATGGATTTGGTTATGAGTATAAAGTTGTAACCTTTAACAAGGTGGTGGAAGTTTTGTGCAGAAATAAGCTTGTTCTGGAGGCCAAGCATCTTGTGTTGAAGTTGAAGGGTGTTATTAAGCCTGATGGTGAGACTTATAGGTGGTTGGTATATGGTTTTTGTGATGTTGGTGATTTGATTGAGGCCTCAAAGGTGTGGAATTTGATGGTGGATGAAGGTTTTAAACCAGATGTTAATTCTGTCAACGTTATGTTGGAAACCCTTTTCAAGAACAACAGTTTTAATGAGGCATTGAAGCTCTTTCAATCAATGAGAGTGAAAAGAATGGACGATTTGGGAGTTTCGACTTATGGGCTAGTGATCAAGTGGCTGTGTAAAAGAGGCAAGATTGGGGACAGTTATGCAGTACTTGAGGAGATGAAGATGAGGGGACTGAATCTTGATAATAAGATATTGGGATCAATAATCTATGGGGCCATCAGTAGAGGAAGGGTTGTGGAGGGTTACAAGATCTTTCAAGGGGTTGAAATGCCAGATATAAGTGTGTACAACGGGATGATTAAGGGGCTTTTGATATTAAAGAAGGCAGGCGAAGCAACACAAGTGTTTCGGGAGATGATCGGGCAAGGGTGTGAGCCTACTATGCATACGTATATCATGTTATTGCAAGGACATCTGGGGAAGAGAGGAAGGAAAGGGGATGATCCATTGATTAATTTCGACACCATTTTTGTTGGAGGTTTGGTGAAGGCGGGGAAATCACTGGAAGCAACAAAATATGTGGAGAGGGTGATGGATAGAAAAGTTGAGGTGCCAAGATTTGACTACAACAAGTTTTTGCATTATTTTTCAAATGAGGAAGGTGTGATTATGTTTGAGGCAATAGCTGAGAAGTTCAGAGAAGTTGGATTGTTCGATTTAGCGGATATATTTGCAAGGTACGGTCAGAAAATGGCGACTAGAGATCGAAGGAGAAACATAACAATTGACGACATAAGTTGCAGTAGCAATTGCCGTGAGACTTga
- the LOC140842804 gene encoding pentatricopeptide repeat-containing protein At1g77360, mitochondrial — MIRLSHCRYRCCMEGLVVSRLYCSTEVQQDSADITKSVCKIILSCSKSGLDISLNQSGIRVSEDIVEKVLEKFENAGMLAHRFFEWAGKQRNYNHSVRAYHIMIESLAKIRQYEIVWDLVNCMNSKGMLNIETFCIIMRKYARAQKVDEAIYTFNIMKKYNVPPNLAAFNGLLSALCKSKNVRKAQEIFDGMKNQFVPDSKTYSILLEGWGRAPNLPKAREIFKEMVDTHCPPDIVTYGIMVDILCKAGRTDEAVQVVKEMEFGGCQLTSFIYSVLIHTYGIENRIEDAVNTFSQMEKNRIKPDVAVYNALISAFCKANKFQNAYKVVAEMHDNEVRPNSRTCNILMSGLMYRGESDQAIKVFCKLSKICEPDADTYTMMIKMFCEREEFEMALSVWRYMKNKQFAPGMHTFSALVNGFINKADVSRACVLMEEMIERGLRPGRHTFGKLRQLLLKEGRNDVFEFLQEKMNLLVKDPLYD, encoded by the coding sequence ATGATCAGGCTAAGTCACTGTCGATATAGATGTTGCATGGAAGGACTTGTAGTTAGCAGATTGTATTGTTCGACAGAAGTACAGCAAGATTCAGCTGATATAACAAAGAGTGTCTGCAAAATTATCTTGTCCTGCTCCAAATCAGGGCTTGATATTTCACTCAACCAGAGTGGCAtccgtgtttctgaagatattgTCGAAAAGGTCCTTGAAAAGTTTGAAAATGCTGGCATGCTGGCTCATCGATTCTTTGAGTGGGCTGGCAAGCAACGAAATTATAATCATAGTGTTAGAGCTTACCATATTATGATAGAGTCTTTGGCAAAAATAAGGCAGTATGAGATAGTGTGGGATCTTGTAAACTGCATGAACAGCAAGGGAATGCTGAACATTGAAACCTTTTGTATTATTATGAGGAAGTATGCAAGGGCCCAAAAAGTGGATGAGGCTATTTATACATTTAACATAATGAAGAAGTATAATGTTCCTCCAAATTTGGCTGCATTTAATGGTTTGCTGAGTGCCTTGTGCAAGTCGAAGAATGTTAGGAAGGCTCAGGAAATTTTTGATGGCATGAAAAATCAATTTGTTCCTGACTCAAAAACTTACAGCATTTTGCTTGAGGGGTGGGGGAGGGCTCCAAATTTGCCTAAAGCTAGGGAAATTTTCAAGGAAATGGTTGATACCCATTGCCCTCCGGATATTGTAACCTACGGAATCATGGTTGATATTCTTTGCAAGGCAGGAAGGACTGATGAAGCAGTTCAAGTTGTTAAAGAGATGGAATTTGGTGGTTGTCAGCTGACATCTTTTATTTATAGTGTTTTAATCCATACATATGGAATTGAAAATAGAATTGAGGATGCCGTAAATACCTTTTCCCAAATGGAAAAAAATAGAATTAAACCTGATGTGGCAGTATATAATGCCTTAATTAGTGCTTTTTGTAAAGCAAATAAATTCCAGAATGCTTATAAGGTTGTGGCTGAGATGCATGATAATGAGGTGAGGCCTAATTCAAGGACTTGTAATATTCTCATGAGTGGTTTGATGTATCGTGGGGAATCTGATCAGGCTATTAAGGTGTTCTGTAAGTTGTCCAAAATCTGTGAACCAGATGCCGACACTTACACTATGATGATAAAGATGTTTTGTGAGAGGGAAGAATTTGAGATGGCTCTCAGTGTGTGGAGATATATGAAAAACAAGCAGTTTGCTCCAGGCATGCACACATTTTCTGCACTCGTTAATGGCTTCATCAACAAGGCCGATGTCTCTAGAGCATGTGTTTTAATGGAGGAAATGATAGAAAGAGGACTCCGACCCGGTAGGCATACATTTGGGAAGCTGAGGCAACTACTTTTGAAAGAAGGGAGAAATGATGTATTTGAATTTCTGCAGGAAAAGATGAATCTTTTGGTTAAGGATCCGTTATATGattga
- the LOC140842803 gene encoding protein PHOTOPERIOD-INDEPENDENT EARLY FLOWERING 1-like isoform X3 encodes MLLLQNFNDEHEDDDFILSSGEEKENDMDDETTLLEEEELADAESDHTVDEVALLQKESEVPVEELIARYKKGCDSGEDARVDSDEDAGLDSGEDVGVDSESSHASGSEEFLDSSAHGCSELKQPGDESTGLEREIRPHLQDDEAELLGKSGEDIQSEDIIADAAAAARSAQPTGNTFSTTKVRTKFPFLIKYPLREYQHIGLDWLVTMYEKRLNGILADEMGLGKTIMTIALLAHLACEKGIWGPHLIVVPTSVMLNWETEFLKWCPAFKILTYFGSAKERRIKRQGWMKPNYFHVCITTYRLVIQDSKVFKRKKWKYLILDEAHLIKNWKSQRWQTLLNFNSKRRILLTGTPLQNDLMELWSLMHFLMPHIFQSHQEFKDWFSNPISGMVEGQEKVNKEVVDRLHNVLRPFILRRLKRDVEKQLPMKHEHVINCRLSRRQRNLYEDFIASSETQATLSSANFFGMISIIMQLRKVCNHPDLFESRPIISSFDMSGIDMQLSSSVCSMLAPVALSHVDLQGLGFVFTHLDFIMTSWEGEEIQAIATPSSLIERRANILEGTPSLANHKKKLNATNIFVEIQKALLNERLRELNERAAAVAWWNALRCKKKPMYATDLRELVTVKHPVHDIHSQKYNPPSYVYSSKVVDIVLSPAERFAKMVDQIESFMFAIPAARAPPPVCWCSNGRSSVFINQNYKDKCSEALFPLLNPFRPAIIRRQVYFPDRRLIQFDCGKLQELAVLLRKLKSEGHRALIFTQMTKMLDILEAFINLYGYTYMRLDGSTPPEERQTLMQRFNTNAKFFLFILSTRSGGVGINLVGADTVIFYDSDWNPAMDQQAQDRCHRIGQTREVHIYRLISESTIEENILKKANQKRALDSLVIQGGSYNTEFFKKLDPMELFSGNRTIPIEDAHTDKTVNNGGEINLSSADLEAALKNAEDEADYMALKKVEEEEAVDNQEFTEEAIGKLEDDELVNEEDIKPDDTAEHGGFKTKSDEGFISRSHPLEVNPLVLTGEEDDVDMLGDVKQMAAAAAAAGQTILSFEDQLRPIDQYAVRFLELWDPIIDKAAVESHVQIAEAEWELEHIEKLKDDMEAEIDDDEEPLVYERWDSDFATEVYRQQVEALAQHQLMEDLEREAKEKDALEYRNSDYIRNDVSSAPKPKSKKRNKKAKFKSLKKGALVSKSVSVKTESSTEPMSIDDSMYDEMITSSDALSPSSTREKKRKPALDDDDLMSKKKSKKEDILHSKSSSKYYNSHKELKILDNGFVDLESKQLSRGKIQGKLSISVMPLKRVFTIKPEKLKKKGNIWSKDFPSPDLWSTREDAVLCAVVHEYGPNWNLACDILYGMTAGGFYRGRIRHPVHCCERFRELIQRYVLSGGDATNTDKAVNNVSGKGLLKVTEDNIRVLLSITSELPDHEPLLQKHYFAALSAAWRLSRPSLRKSSLSAQNGFYSSSQFGDSVNHQNSLRKSSEMLEFTNLYQCGVLVAAALDGDSSYHTDEVSSIVNQSNEVLVAKERLDITLALQGERDEITPLPSTADLSILGPDPPPSLKMHASEDGNFKSSWSLVENQFRIPRPQCVEGLFGEELLGFPIGRQKLLVSESVKPSKSKLKRTGIESADLNCLTASQVFQPLPLTVSDSSPNFDEFSSFFHDGGVECDNEYLLGTDNEIASLGSTLGIDSLEIWPDLTSELDDWSLLPEFTDIG; translated from the exons ATGTTGCTTTTGCAGAATTTCAATGATGAACAT GAAGATGATGATTTTATACTTTCATCCGGAGAAGAAAAGGAGAATGACATG GATGACGAAACAACCCTCTTGGAGGAGGAAGAATTAGCAGATGCCGAATCAGACCATACTGTTGACGAG GTTGCACTTCTGCAGAAGGAAAGCGAAGTTCCTGTGGAGGAGCTGATTGCAAGGTATAAAAAG GGTTGTGACTCTGGTGAAGATGCGCGAGTTGACTCTGATGAAGATGCGGGACTTGACTCTGGTGAAGATGTGGGGGTTGACTCTGAGTCCTCACATGCTTCTGGTTCTGAGGAGTTTCTGGATTCATCAGCACATGGATGCTCTGAACTTAAGCAACCTGGTGATGAATCTACTGGCTTGGAGCGTGAGATACGCCCTCATCTGCAAGATGATGAGGCTGAACTTCTGGGAAAATCTGGAGAAGATATTCAAAGTGAAGATATCATTGCAGATGCAGCAGCTGCAGCCAGGTCAGCACAACCGACGGGTAACACATTCTCGACAACAAAAGTGCGTACAAAGTTTCCTTTCCTTATCAAGTATCCGTTGCGGGAGTATCAACATATTGGCTTGGATTGGCTTGTGACCATGTATGAAAAGAGATTGAATGGAATTCTTGCCGATGAGATGGGTTTGGGGAAGACAATTATGACAATAGCATTGCTTGCTCACTTAGCTTGTGAAAAAGGAATATGGGGTCCACATCTTATTGTTGTCCCAACTAGTGTTATGCTCAATTGGGAAACAGAGTTTCTTAAATGGTGTCCAGCTTTCAAAATATTGACGTACTTTGGAAGTGCTAAAGAGCGGAGAATTAAGAGACAAGGATGGATGAAGCCTAATTATTTTCATGTTTGCATAACTACTTACAGGCTTGTCATACAGGACTCTAAAGTTTTCAAGAGGAAGAAATGGAAGTACCTTATTCTGGATGAAGCTCATTTGATAAAGAATTGGAAGTCACAAAGGTGGCAAACACTTCTTAATTTTAACTCAAAAAGGCGTATTCTTCTAACAGGTACACCATTGCAGAATGATCTAATGGAACTCTGGTCTCTTATGCATTTCTTGATGCCACATATTTTTCAATCTCACCAAGAATTTAAGGACTGGTTCAGTAATCCTATATCTGGGATGGTAGAGGGACAAGAGAAGGTAAATAAAGAAGTAGTAGATCGGCTGCATAATGTTCTCCGTCCTTTTATTCTTCGTCGATTGAAAAGGGATGTTGAGAAGCAGCTTCCAATGAAACATGAACATGTTATTAATTGTAGACTTTCACGAAGACAGCGTAATTTATACGAGGATTTCATAGCTAGCTCTGAGACGCAAGCAACTCTATCTAGTGCTAATTTCTTTGGAATGATAAGTATTATTATGCAACTTCGTAAAGTCTGCAATCATCCTGATTTGTTTGAAAGCCGTCCCATCATTAGTTCATTTGATATGAGTGGTATTGATATGCAACTGAGTTCTTCTGTTTGCTCAATGCTCGCGCCTGTCGCTTTGTCACATGTTGATCTCCAAGGCTTGGGTTTTGTCTTTACACATTTGGATTTCATCATGACTTCTTGGGAGGGTGAAGAAATTCAAGCTATTGCTACTCCTTCAAGTTTAATTGAGCGTCGTGCAAACATTTTGGAAGGAACTCCAAGCTTAGCTAACCATAAGAAAAAGCTAAATGCAACAAATATTTTCGTGGAGATCCAAAAGGCACTCTTGAATGAAAGATTGAGAGAACTGAATGAGAGAGCAGCAGCTGTAGCATGGTGGAATGCTTTGAGGTGTAAGAAAAAACCAATGTATGCCACTGACTTACGAGAGCTTGTTACTGTGAAGCACCCAGTCCATGATATCCATAGTCAGAAGTACAATCCTCCGTCTTATGTATATTCATCCAAAGTGGTTGACATTGTGCTTTCACCAGCTGAAAGATTTGCAAAGATGGTTGATCAAATTGAAAGTTTCATGTTTGCAATACCTGCTGCACGTGCCCCTCCCCCAGTTTGCTGGTGCAGTAATGGTAGATCATCTGTGTTTATAAACCAAAATTACAAGGATAAATGTTCCGAAGCTCTTTTCCCGCTACTGAACCCATTTCGACCTGCTATAATTCGGAGGCAAGTCTATTTTCCAGATAGGAGACTTATTCAGTTCGACTGTGGTAAGCTGCAGGAGCTTGCAGTGCTCCTTAGAAAATTGAAATCGGAGGGCCACCGTGCGCTGATATTCACCCAAATGACAAAGATGCTTGACATTTTGGAGGCCTTCATTAACTTGTATGGCTATACTTATATGCGTCTTGATGGCTCTACTCCGCCTGAAGAGAGGCAAACACTTATGCAGCGGTTTAACACAAACgcaaaattttttcttttcattttgtCAACACGCAGTGGTGGAGTTGGCATTAATCTAGTTGGGGCAGATACTGTTATCTTTTATGATAGTGATTGGAATCCAGCCATGGATCAACAAGCCCAAGATAGATGTCACAGGATAGGGCAGACACGTGAAGTCCACATCTATAGGCTAATCAGCGAGAGCACCATTGAAGAGAACATTCTGAAGAAGGCTAATCAGAAGCGTGCTCTTGACAGTTTGGTTATACAAGGTGGAAGCTATAACACTGAATTTTTCAAGAAACTAGATCCGATGGAATTGTTTTCAGGCAACCGAACAATTCCCATAGAAGATGCACACACAGATAAGACTGTCAATAATGGCGGAGAGATCAATTTATCCAGTGCGGATTTGGAGGCTGCTTTAAAAAATGCTGAAGATGAGGCAGACTATATGGCATTGAAGAAAGTTGAAGAAGAAGAGGCTGTGGATAATCAGGAATTCACAGAGGAAGCCATTGGAAAACTGGAAGACGATGAACTAGTTAATGAAGAGGACATAAAGCCAGATGATACTGCTGAGCATGGTGGGTTTAAAACAAAATCAGATGAAGGTTTCATTAGCAGAAGTCATCCACTTGAGGTGAATCCTCTTGTTTTAACTGGTGAAGAAGATGATGTTGATATGTTGGGCGATGTGAAACAGATGGCTGCGGCAGCAGCTGCAGCAGGACAAACAATCCTGTCTTTTGAGGATCAGCTACGCCCAATTGACCAGTATGCTGTACGTTTTCTAGAATTATGGGACCCAATTATAGATAAGGCAGCAGTGGAATCACATGTTCAGATTGCGGAAGCTGAATGGGAGTTGGAACACATTGAGAAGTTAAAGGATGATATGGAAGCCGAGATCGATGATGATGAAGAGCCTTTAGTCTATGAAA GATGGGATTCCGATTTCGCAACTGAAGTATACAGGCAACAAGTTGAAGCTCTAGCTCAACATCAG TTAATGGAAGATCTAGAACGTGAAGCCAAGGAGAAGGATGCTTTAGAATATAGAAATTCAGATTATATCAG GAATGATGTTTCTTCGGCTCCTAAAcccaagtcaaagaaacgaaacAAAAAGGCCAAGTTCAAATCTTTGAAGAAAGGGGCTCTAGTTTCTAAATCTGTATCTGTCAAAACAGAGTCTTCCACTGAACCAATGTCCATAGATGATTCGATGTATGATGAGATGATCACATCATCAGATGCTTTATCTCCAAGCTCAACCCGGGAGAAGAAGCGTAAACCTGCCTTAGATGATGACGATCTGATGAGCAAAAAGAAGTCTAAAAAAGAAGACATTCTCCATTCCAAATCTTCCAGCAAATACTATAACAGTCATAAAGAGCTGAAAATTTTGGATAACGGTTTTGTTGATCTTGAGAGTAAGCAATTAAGTAGGGGCAAAATACAGGGGAAACTATCTATTTCTGTTATGCCTCTGAAACGGGTTTTCACCATAAAACCAGAAAAGTTGAAGAAGAAAGGTAACATTTGGTCTAAGGATTTTCCTTCACCTGACCTTTGGTCAACACGTGAAGATGCTGTATTGTGTGCCGTGGTTCATGAGTATGGCCCAAATTGGAACTTGGCTTGTGATATATTGTATGGAATGACTGCTGGCGGATTTTATCGTGGCAGAATTCGCCATCCTGTCCATTGCTGCGAGAGATTTAGGGAACTAATTCAAAGATATGTTTTGTCTGGTGGTGATGCTACCAATACTGACAAAGCAGTTAATAATGTTTCTGGGAAGGGTCTTCTTAAAGTAACCGAG GATAATATACGGGTGTTGCTTAGCATCACTTCTGAACTACCAGATCATGAACCGCTTCTACAAAAGCATTACTTCGCTGCACTTTCTGCTGCTTGGAGGTTATCACGCCCCAGCCTTAGAAAAAGCTCTTTATCTGCTCAAAATGGATTTTATTCTTCTTCACAATTTGGTGATTCGGTCAACCATCAGAATTCCTTGAGGAAATCATCAGAAATGCTGGAATTTACAAATTTATATCAGTGTGGGGTCTTAGTCGCAGCCGCCCTAGATGGTGACTCCAGTTATCATACTGATGAAGTGTCAAGCATTGTGAACCAAAGCAATGAAGTTTTGGTTGCAAAAGAGCGATTGGATATTACTCTTGCACTTCAAGGAGAGAGGGATGAAATAACTCCCCTTCCCTCTACtgctgatctttcaattcttggCCCAGACCCTCCCCCATCCTTGAAGATGCATGCTAGTGAAGATGGTAATTTCAAATCTTCCTGGAGTCTGGTTGAAAACCAATTCAG AATCCCCCGACCCCAATGTGTTGAAGGGTTATTCGGTGAAGAATTGTTAGGATTTCccattgggagacagaagctcCTTGTTTCTGAGTCGGTAAAGCCTTCTAAATCGAAGTTAAAAAGAACTGGTATTGAGAGTGCTGATTTGAATTGTCTTACCGCCAGTCAAGTGTTCCAACCTCTGCCATTGACAGTCAGTGACTCTAGTCCGAATTTTGATGAATTTTCATCTTTTTTCCATGATGGAGGAGTTGAATGCGACAATGAATATCTGCTTGGTACGGATAACGAAATTGCTTCTTTGGGCAGCACGTTGGGAATAGATTCACTCGAAATTTGGCCGGATTTGACATCTGAACTGGATGATTGGTCATTGTTACCTGAATTTACTGATATTGGATAA